Proteins encoded together in one Streptomyces sp. TLI_171 window:
- a CDS encoding response regulator transcription factor: MPIRVMLVDDQELLRTGFRMVLQSQGDIEIAAEAGDGQQAVDVLRTAEVDVILMDVRMPRLDGVQATRRICLDDRGTPVEGAPKVLILTTFDLDEYAFAALKAGASGFLLKDVPPTELVAAIRAVHGGDAVVAPTTTRRMIDRFAEVLPTPSSAPGSAILAPLTEREREVFLLVAQGLSNGEIAARLTLSEATVKTHVGRILAKLGLRDRVQAVVLAYENGLVRAGETP, translated from the coding sequence ATGCCGATCCGCGTGATGCTGGTCGACGACCAGGAACTGCTGCGCACCGGCTTCCGGATGGTCCTGCAGTCGCAGGGCGACATCGAGATCGCCGCCGAGGCCGGCGACGGCCAGCAGGCCGTCGACGTGCTCCGCACCGCCGAGGTCGACGTCATCCTGATGGACGTCCGGATGCCCCGCCTCGACGGCGTCCAGGCCACCCGCCGGATCTGCCTCGACGACCGCGGCACCCCGGTCGAGGGTGCGCCCAAGGTGCTCATCCTCACCACCTTCGACCTGGACGAGTACGCCTTCGCCGCGCTCAAGGCCGGCGCGTCCGGGTTCCTGCTCAAGGACGTGCCGCCCACCGAGCTGGTCGCCGCGATCCGCGCCGTGCACGGCGGCGACGCGGTGGTCGCCCCCACCACCACCCGCCGCATGATCGACCGCTTCGCCGAGGTCCTCCCCACCCCCTCCTCGGCGCCCGGCTCCGCGATCCTCGCGCCCCTCACCGAACGCGAACGCGAGGTCTTCCTCCTCGTCGCCCAGGGCCTCTCCAACGGCGAGATCGCCGCCCGCCTCACCCTCTCCGAAGCCACCGTCAAGACCCACGTCGGCCGCATCCTCGCCAAGCTCGGCCTCCGCGACCGCGTCCAGGCCGTCGTCCTCGCCTACGAGAACGGCCTCGTCCGCGCCGGCGAAACGCCCTGA
- the panC gene encoding pantoate--beta-alanine ligase: MARDRRPAKAPKAAKVHKAVLTRTVDEFEAAFWPDEQPVDNAVVMTMGALHEGHAALVREARRQVGKDGRVAVTVFVNPLQFGAGEDLDRYPRTLDADLALAEEMGADVVFAPSVDEMYPNGEPLVRLSAGPMGEGFEGASRPGHFDGMLTVVAKLLHITDPDFAVFGEKDAQQLAIIRRMVADLDFDVEIVGVPTVREEDGLALSSRNSFLSEAERAQALALSRALFAGRDAGAQGPAAVRAAAAAVLEGADGISLDYLALIDPLSFTEAPDDFRGEAVLAVAAKVGSTRLIDNVGIIVR; the protein is encoded by the coding sequence ATGGCACGCGACAGGCGCCCGGCGAAGGCCCCGAAGGCGGCGAAGGTCCACAAGGCGGTGCTGACCCGCACCGTGGACGAGTTCGAGGCGGCGTTCTGGCCGGACGAGCAGCCGGTGGACAACGCCGTGGTGATGACCATGGGCGCGCTGCACGAGGGCCACGCGGCGCTGGTGCGGGAGGCCCGCCGCCAGGTCGGCAAGGACGGCCGGGTCGCGGTGACGGTCTTCGTGAACCCGCTGCAGTTCGGCGCGGGCGAGGACCTGGACCGCTACCCGCGCACCCTGGACGCGGACCTCGCGCTCGCCGAGGAGATGGGCGCGGACGTGGTGTTCGCCCCGTCCGTGGACGAGATGTACCCGAACGGCGAGCCGCTGGTACGGCTCTCGGCGGGCCCGATGGGCGAGGGTTTCGAGGGCGCGTCCCGCCCGGGTCACTTCGACGGCATGCTCACCGTGGTGGCGAAGCTGCTGCACATCACCGACCCGGACTTCGCGGTGTTCGGCGAGAAGGACGCGCAGCAGCTGGCGATCATCCGCCGGATGGTGGCCGACCTGGACTTCGACGTGGAGATCGTCGGCGTCCCGACCGTCCGCGAGGAGGACGGCCTGGCGCTGTCCTCCCGCAACAGCTTCCTGTCCGAGGCCGAGCGCGCCCAGGCACTCGCCCTGTCCCGCGCGCTGTTCGCCGGCCGGGACGCCGGCGCGCAGGGCCCCGCAGCCGTCCGCGCGGCGGCCGCCGCCGTGCTGGAGGGCGCGGACGGCATCTCCCTCGACTACCTCGCCCTGATCGATCCGCTGTCCTTCACCGAGGCGCCGGACGACTTCCGGGGCGAGGCGGTGCTCGCCGTCGCGGCCAAGGTCGGCTCGACCCGGCTGATCGACAACGTGGGCATCATCGTCCGATAG
- a CDS encoding type III pantothenate kinase translates to MLLTIDVGNTQTTLGLFDGEEIVEHWRISTDPRRTADELAVLLQGLMGAHPIVSADDRVAGIAICSSVPAVLHELREVTRRYYGDVPAVIVEPGVKTGVHVLMDNPKEVGADRIVNALAANHLYGGPCIVVDFGTATTFDAINARGDYVGGAIAPGIEISVEALGARGAQLRKIELARPRNVIGKNTVEGMQSGILYGFAGQVDGLVNRMAKELAKDPNDVQVIATGGLAPMVLGEADSIDVHEPWLTLIGLRMIFERNRPATA, encoded by the coding sequence ATGCTCCTCACCATCGACGTCGGCAACACCCAGACCACGCTCGGCCTGTTCGACGGCGAGGAGATCGTCGAGCACTGGCGGATCTCCACCGACCCGCGCCGCACCGCCGACGAACTGGCGGTGCTGCTGCAGGGGCTGATGGGCGCTCACCCGATCGTCTCGGCGGACGACCGGGTGGCCGGCATCGCGATCTGCTCCTCGGTGCCGGCGGTGCTGCACGAGCTGCGCGAGGTGACCCGCCGGTACTACGGGGACGTGCCGGCGGTGATCGTGGAGCCCGGCGTGAAGACCGGGGTGCACGTGCTGATGGACAACCCGAAGGAGGTCGGCGCGGACCGGATCGTGAACGCGCTGGCCGCCAACCACCTGTACGGGGGCCCGTGCATCGTGGTCGACTTCGGGACGGCCACCACCTTCGACGCGATCAACGCGCGCGGCGACTACGTGGGCGGGGCGATCGCCCCCGGCATCGAGATCTCGGTCGAGGCGCTCGGCGCCCGGGGCGCCCAGCTCCGCAAGATCGAGCTGGCCCGCCCGCGGAACGTGATCGGCAAGAACACGGTCGAGGGCATGCAGTCGGGCATCCTGTACGGCTTCGCCGGGCAGGTCGACGGCCTGGTGAACCGGATGGCGAAGGAACTCGCCAAGGACCCGAACGACGTCCAGGTGATCGCCACCGGCGGCCTGGCCCCGATGGTGCTCGGCGAGGCCGACTCGATCGACGTGCACGAGCCGTGGCTGACCTTGATCGGCCTGCGGATGATCTTCGAGCGGAACCGTCCCGCCACGGCCTGA
- a CDS encoding sensor histidine kinase: MHRLNAWLRRHPMVVDSAWALLVLALGLLAAVESTGPPDGPAMPSWKHYTGVAIAIVLPALMVVRRRWPDATTAAAVALGLGQVAGGIEPNASSIAYLVFGYTGAAFGRPWTSRLAIAASVAAGPLTLWRLTPATERGDTTKAVFLAALMTTPFVLCWAWGRLTRVRRAYLVELEDRAARLERERDAQSKVAVAAERARIARELHDVVAHNVSVMIVQADGAAYVLDSSPQQAKEALGTIASTGRQALAEMRRLLGVLRTAGTAEEYVPQPGVEELPDLLDQVRTAGLPVEFSATGEIRELPRGLELTVYRIVQEALTNVRKHGGPDAHAKVAVDFRDGDLEVLVEDDGRGSTREQVDGGADGLGHGLIGMRERVGMVSGSLDVGPRPGGGFRIRAVLPLRVSK, encoded by the coding sequence GTGCACCGACTCAACGCCTGGCTCCGCAGACACCCGATGGTGGTCGACTCCGCCTGGGCGCTGCTGGTGCTGGCCCTGGGCCTGCTGGCGGCGGTCGAGTCGACCGGTCCGCCCGACGGCCCGGCGATGCCGTCCTGGAAGCACTACACCGGCGTCGCGATCGCGATCGTGCTGCCCGCCCTGATGGTGGTCCGCCGCCGCTGGCCGGACGCCACCACCGCCGCCGCGGTCGCCCTCGGCCTCGGCCAGGTGGCCGGCGGCATCGAGCCCAACGCGTCGAGCATCGCCTACCTGGTGTTCGGGTACACCGGCGCCGCGTTCGGCCGGCCCTGGACGTCCCGGCTGGCCATCGCCGCCAGCGTGGCGGCCGGCCCGCTCACCCTGTGGCGGCTCACCCCCGCGACCGAACGCGGCGACACCACCAAGGCGGTGTTCCTGGCCGCGCTGATGACCACCCCGTTCGTGCTCTGCTGGGCGTGGGGCCGGCTCACCCGGGTCCGCCGCGCCTACCTGGTCGAACTGGAGGACCGGGCCGCCCGGCTGGAACGCGAGCGGGACGCCCAGTCCAAGGTCGCGGTCGCCGCCGAACGCGCCCGGATCGCCCGCGAACTGCACGACGTGGTCGCCCACAACGTGTCGGTGATGATCGTTCAGGCCGACGGCGCCGCCTACGTCCTGGACTCCTCCCCCCAGCAGGCCAAGGAGGCGCTCGGCACCATCGCCTCCACCGGCCGGCAGGCGCTCGCCGAGATGCGCCGCCTGCTGGGCGTGCTGCGCACCGCCGGCACCGCCGAGGAGTACGTCCCGCAGCCCGGCGTCGAAGAGCTCCCCGACCTGCTGGACCAGGTCCGCACCGCCGGCCTGCCGGTCGAGTTCAGCGCCACCGGCGAAATCCGCGAACTCCCCCGCGGGCTGGAACTGACGGTCTACCGGATCGTCCAGGAAGCCCTCACCAACGTCCGCAAGCACGGCGGCCCCGACGCCCACGCCAAGGTCGCCGTCGACTTCCGGGACGGCGACCTCGAAGTCCTGGTCGAGGACGACGGCCGCGGCTCCACCCGCGAACAGGTCGACGGCGGCGCCGACGGCCTCGGCCACGGCCTGATCGGCATGCGCGAACGCGTCGGCATGGTCAGCGGCAGCCTCGACGTCGGGCCGCGGCCCGGCGGCGGCTTCCGGATCCGGGCCGTCCTCCCCCTCAGAGTGTCCAAATGA
- a CDS encoding Rossmann-like and DUF2520 domain-containing protein, with protein sequence MLHDDFGDPSDPGNRPARLTVGVVGAGRVGPALGAALQLAGHRVVAASGVSATSRRRAEALLPGVRLVTPPQVMAAADLVLLTVPDDALPDLVSGLAATDAVRPGQLLVHTSGAHGVAVLEPATRKGALPLALHPAMTFTGTSVDVARLAGCPFGVTAPEELRPVAEALVVEMGGEPAWIPEEVRPLYHTALAHGANHLVTLVAQAMELLRTAGVQEPGQMLGPLLGAALDNALRSGDLALTGPVARGDVGTVRKHLGQLATVTPDIGQAYRAMAKATAQRAVANGSLKPEPAAALLDVLNEEKH encoded by the coding sequence GTGCTGCACGACGACTTCGGAGACCCCTCCGACCCCGGAAACCGCCCCGCCCGGCTGACCGTCGGCGTGGTGGGCGCCGGCCGCGTGGGCCCCGCCCTGGGCGCGGCCCTGCAACTGGCGGGCCACCGCGTGGTGGCGGCCTCGGGCGTCTCCGCCACCTCCCGCCGCCGCGCCGAGGCCCTGCTGCCGGGCGTCCGCCTGGTGACGCCCCCTCAGGTGATGGCGGCGGCCGACCTGGTCCTGCTCACCGTGCCGGACGACGCGCTCCCGGACCTGGTGAGCGGCCTCGCGGCGACGGACGCCGTCCGCCCGGGCCAGCTGCTGGTCCACACCTCGGGCGCGCACGGCGTGGCCGTGCTGGAGCCCGCGACCCGCAAGGGCGCGCTGCCGCTGGCGCTGCACCCGGCGATGACGTTCACCGGCACGTCCGTGGACGTGGCCCGGCTGGCCGGCTGCCCGTTCGGGGTGACCGCCCCGGAGGAGCTGCGCCCGGTCGCCGAGGCGCTCGTCGTCGAGATGGGCGGCGAGCCCGCGTGGATCCCCGAGGAGGTCCGCCCGCTCTACCACACGGCGCTCGCGCACGGCGCGAACCACCTGGTCACGCTGGTCGCCCAGGCCATGGAGCTGCTCCGCACGGCCGGCGTCCAGGAGCCCGGCCAGATGCTCGGCCCGCTGCTCGGCGCGGCCCTGGACAACGCGCTGCGCTCCGGCGATCTGGCGCTGACCGGCCCGGTCGCCCGCGGCGACGTGGGGACGGTGCGCAAGCACCTGGGCCAACTCGCTACGGTGACCCCGGACATCGGCCAGGCCTACCGGGCGATGGCGAAGGCCACCGCGCAGCGGGCGGTGGCGAACGGCTCGCTGAAGCCCGAACCGGCGGCGGCGCTGCTGGACGTACTGAACGAGGAGAAGCACTGA
- a CDS encoding SAM-dependent methyltransferase, translated as MTWMRWRPAIEHALYRPDGGFYRRPEGPAGHFRTSVHASAQFAAAVTRLLAGVDAALGHPARLAFVDVGAGRGELTLAVRSLLPEALRARVVLHAVELADRPAGLPADVGWSAEPPSGVAGLLFANEWLDNVPLEIAEPDDDGVLRYVEVAPDGEERLGDELDAADAAWARRWWPGGGRTELGGPRDAAWAGAVGALERGLAVAVDYAHTRDARPPFGTLTGFRSGRPAAPVPDGSCDLTAHVALDAAAVPGHPTVLTTQRAALHALGVSGARPPLSLASSDPAGYLRALGGAGEAAELTDPAGLGGFHWLVQAVRMPVPDDLAGLPGWQTLPS; from the coding sequence ATGACATGGATGCGGTGGCGGCCCGCGATCGAACACGCCCTGTACCGGCCGGACGGCGGCTTCTACCGCAGGCCGGAGGGCCCGGCCGGGCACTTCCGCACCTCCGTGCACGCCTCCGCGCAGTTCGCCGCCGCGGTGACCCGCCTGCTGGCGGGGGTGGACGCGGCGCTCGGGCACCCGGCCCGGCTGGCCTTCGTCGACGTGGGCGCCGGTCGGGGCGAACTCACCCTGGCGGTGCGGTCGCTGCTGCCCGAGGCGCTGCGCGCCCGGGTCGTCCTGCACGCCGTGGAGCTGGCGGACCGTCCGGCGGGGCTGCCGGCGGACGTCGGGTGGTCCGCGGAGCCGCCGTCCGGGGTGGCGGGTCTGCTGTTCGCCAACGAGTGGCTGGACAACGTGCCGTTGGAGATCGCCGAGCCGGACGACGACGGGGTGCTGCGCTACGTCGAGGTCGCGCCGGACGGCGAGGAGCGGCTCGGGGACGAGCTGGACGCGGCGGACGCGGCGTGGGCCCGTCGGTGGTGGCCCGGCGGCGGCCGGACGGAGCTGGGCGGGCCGCGGGACGCGGCCTGGGCGGGGGCGGTCGGCGCCCTGGAGCGCGGCCTGGCGGTGGCCGTCGACTACGCGCACACCCGGGACGCCAGACCGCCGTTCGGCACCCTGACCGGGTTCCGGAGCGGCCGCCCGGCCGCGCCCGTGCCCGACGGCAGCTGCGACCTGACCGCGCACGTCGCGCTCGACGCGGCCGCCGTGCCGGGGCACCCGACGGTGCTGACCACCCAGCGCGCCGCCCTGCACGCCCTCGGGGTCAGCGGCGCCCGGCCGCCGCTGTCGCTGGCGAGCAGCGACCCGGCCGGCTACCTGCGCGCCCTCGGCGGCGCGGGGGAGGCCGCCGAGCTGACCGACCCCGCCGGGCTGGGCGGGTTCCACTGGTTGGTCCAGGCCGTCCGCATGCCGGTACCGGACGACCTCGCGGGACTGCCGGGATGGCAGACTCTCCCCTCGTAG
- a CDS encoding WXG100 family type VII secretion target: MSDKLVIRSWELHGEGREFESISNEFGGAARQLESGLAALGAPWGADAPGQPFGAAYGEAREGVLAGLQGLAERLARIGAGLHTMADRTERTDQEISADFNAPSLNHPTATGRA; encoded by the coding sequence ATGAGCGACAAGCTCGTCATCCGGTCGTGGGAACTCCACGGCGAGGGACGGGAGTTCGAGAGCATCTCGAACGAGTTCGGCGGTGCCGCGAGGCAGTTGGAGAGCGGCTTGGCGGCGCTGGGCGCCCCGTGGGGCGCGGACGCCCCGGGGCAGCCGTTCGGCGCGGCGTACGGCGAGGCCCGGGAGGGCGTGCTGGCCGGATTGCAGGGGCTGGCGGAGCGGCTGGCCAGGATCGGCGCGGGCCTGCACACCATGGCCGACCGCACCGAGCGCACCGACCAGGAGATCAGCGCGGACTTCAACGCGCCCTCGCTGAACCACCCGACCGCAACCGGTCGGGCCTGA
- a CDS encoding L-aspartate oxidase codes for MSHRLTAPAPGWTTSTDVVVVGSGVAGLTVALNARKAGLRAMLVTKAVLDEGSTRWAQGGIAAALGEGDTPEQHLQDTLVAGAGLCDEEAVRTLVTEGPDAVRRLIEVGAEFDLDEDGEIVLTREGGHHRRRIAHAGGDATGAEIERALVAAVEADPGLELIEHALALDLLTDADGHAAGVTLHVMGEGQRDGVGAILARAVVLATGGMGQVFSATTNPAVSTGDGVALALRAGAEVTDLEFVQFHPTVLFLGADAQGQQPLVSEAVRGEGAHLVDADGVRFMVGQHELAELAPRDIVAKAIIRRMHAQGAQHMYLDGRHFGAEMWEHRFPTILAACRAHGIDPVTEPIPVAPAAHHASGGVRTDLHGRTTVPGLYACGEVACTGVHGANRLASNSLLEGLVFAERIVADLAGLAAAGRLPARTVTSDAATAATPVPLLAAESREAIQQLMSTGAGVIRSADSLTATAKGLAALTDLSRPASPSVETWEATNLHQVASALTAAAALREETRGCHWREDFPDRDDAHWHRHVVHPLAV; via the coding sequence ATGTCGCACCGCCTGACCGCCCCCGCCCCCGGCTGGACCACGAGCACCGACGTGGTCGTGGTCGGCTCCGGCGTGGCCGGACTCACCGTCGCGCTCAACGCCCGCAAGGCCGGCCTGCGGGCCATGCTGGTCACCAAGGCAGTGCTGGACGAGGGCTCCACCCGCTGGGCCCAGGGCGGCATCGCCGCCGCCCTCGGCGAGGGCGACACCCCCGAGCAGCACCTGCAGGACACCCTGGTCGCGGGCGCGGGCCTGTGCGACGAGGAGGCGGTGCGCACCCTGGTCACCGAGGGCCCGGACGCGGTGCGCCGGCTGATCGAGGTCGGCGCCGAGTTCGACCTCGACGAGGACGGCGAGATCGTGCTGACCCGCGAGGGCGGTCACCACCGCCGCCGGATCGCGCACGCCGGCGGCGACGCCACCGGGGCCGAGATCGAGCGCGCCCTGGTCGCCGCGGTCGAGGCCGATCCGGGCCTCGAACTGATCGAGCACGCCCTCGCGCTGGACCTGCTGACGGACGCCGACGGCCACGCCGCGGGCGTCACCCTGCACGTGATGGGCGAGGGCCAGCGGGACGGCGTCGGCGCGATCCTGGCCCGCGCCGTGGTGCTGGCCACCGGCGGCATGGGCCAGGTGTTCTCGGCCACCACCAATCCGGCGGTCTCCACCGGCGACGGCGTCGCGCTGGCCCTGCGGGCCGGCGCCGAGGTCACCGACCTGGAGTTCGTCCAGTTCCACCCGACGGTGCTGTTCCTGGGCGCGGACGCGCAGGGCCAGCAGCCGCTGGTCTCCGAGGCCGTCCGCGGCGAGGGCGCGCACCTGGTGGACGCGGACGGGGTGCGCTTCATGGTCGGCCAGCACGAGCTGGCCGAGCTGGCCCCGCGCGACATCGTGGCCAAGGCGATCATCCGCCGGATGCACGCCCAGGGCGCCCAGCACATGTACCTGGACGGGCGGCACTTCGGCGCCGAGATGTGGGAGCACCGCTTCCCGACCATCCTGGCCGCCTGCCGCGCGCACGGCATCGACCCGGTCACCGAGCCGATCCCGGTCGCCCCGGCCGCCCACCACGCCTCCGGCGGGGTCCGCACCGACCTGCACGGCCGCACCACCGTCCCGGGCCTGTACGCCTGCGGCGAGGTCGCCTGCACGGGCGTCCACGGCGCGAACCGGCTGGCCTCCAACTCCCTGCTGGAGGGCCTGGTGTTCGCCGAACGGATCGTCGCCGACCTGGCCGGGCTGGCCGCGGCCGGCCGGCTGCCCGCCCGCACCGTCACCTCCGACGCGGCCACCGCCGCGACCCCGGTGCCGCTGCTGGCCGCCGAGTCCCGCGAGGCGATCCAGCAGCTGATGTCCACCGGCGCGGGCGTGATCCGCTCCGCGGACTCGCTCACGGCCACCGCGAAGGGCCTGGCCGCCCTGACCGACCTGTCCCGCCCCGCCTCGCCCTCGGTCGAGACCTGGGAGGCCACCAACCTGCACCAGGTCGCCTCCGCCCTCACCGCCGCCGCCGCGCTCCGCGAGGAGACCCGCGGCTGCCACTGGCGCGAGGACTTTCCCGACCGCGACGACGCCCACTGGCACCGCCACGTGGTCCACCCGCTCGCGGTCTGA
- the panD gene encoding aspartate 1-decarboxylase, with protein sequence MFRTMLKSKIHRATVTQADLHYVGSVTVDEDLLDAADLLPGELVHIVDINNGARLETYTIAGPRGSGVIGINGAAARLVHPGDLVILIAYGQMDTAEAKAYLPKVVFVDGENRITGMGGDPADAPEGSGLLRGDAAYRGANGAADAAAH encoded by the coding sequence ATGTTCCGCACCATGCTCAAGTCCAAGATCCACCGCGCCACCGTCACCCAGGCCGACCTGCACTACGTCGGCTCGGTGACGGTCGACGAGGACCTGCTCGACGCCGCGGACCTGCTCCCCGGCGAGCTGGTCCACATCGTCGACATCAACAACGGCGCCCGGCTGGAGACCTACACCATCGCCGGGCCGCGCGGCTCCGGCGTCATAGGCATCAACGGCGCCGCGGCGCGCCTGGTCCACCCCGGCGACCTGGTGATCCTGATCGCCTACGGGCAGATGGACACCGCCGAGGCCAAGGCGTACCTCCCGAAGGTGGTGTTCGTCGACGGGGAGAACCGGATCACCGGCATGGGCGGGGACCCCGCGGACGCCCCCGAGGGCAGCGGACTGCTGCGCGGGGACGCCGCGTACCGTGGTGCGAACGGCGCGGCCGACGCCGCCGCGCACTGA
- the nadC gene encoding carboxylating nicotinate-nucleotide diphosphorylase, whose protein sequence is MSHSELPLLSAESDGCGDGCACGEGEEYETGLDPALAALLEDAGLDPVEVEDVAMMALSEDLAGGEDVTSVATVPAEAVATADFTARQAGVVAGLRVAEAVVSLVCEEEFEVERHVEDGERVEAGQVLLSVRSRTRDLLTAERSALNLLCRLSGIATATRAWADALAGTGAVVRDTRKTTPGLRALEKFAVRAGGGANHRMSLSDAALVKDNHVVAAGGVAEAFTAVREAFPDLPIEVEVDTVEQIAPVLAAGADLILLDNFTTAQLREAVALVAGRAKLEASGGLTLATAREVAETGVDYLAVGALTHSSPILDIGLDLRSS, encoded by the coding sequence ATGTCCCACTCCGAACTCCCCCTCCTGTCCGCCGAGTCCGACGGTTGCGGCGACGGCTGCGCGTGCGGTGAAGGCGAGGAGTACGAGACCGGGCTCGACCCGGCGCTCGCGGCCCTGCTGGAGGACGCCGGCCTGGACCCGGTGGAGGTGGAGGACGTGGCGATGATGGCCCTGTCCGAGGACCTCGCGGGCGGGGAGGACGTCACCTCGGTGGCGACCGTCCCGGCCGAGGCGGTGGCGACGGCGGACTTCACGGCGCGTCAGGCCGGCGTGGTGGCGGGCCTGCGGGTCGCCGAGGCGGTCGTCTCGCTGGTCTGCGAGGAGGAGTTCGAGGTCGAGCGGCACGTCGAGGACGGCGAGCGGGTCGAGGCTGGTCAGGTGCTGCTGTCCGTCCGCAGCCGCACCCGGGACCTGCTGACCGCCGAGCGCTCCGCGCTGAACCTGCTCTGCCGCCTGTCGGGCATCGCGACCGCGACCCGCGCCTGGGCGGACGCCCTGGCGGGCACCGGGGCCGTGGTCCGCGACACCCGCAAGACCACGCCGGGCCTGCGCGCGCTGGAGAAGTTCGCGGTGCGCGCGGGCGGCGGCGCCAACCACCGGATGTCGCTCTCCGACGCGGCGCTGGTGAAGGACAACCACGTGGTGGCCGCGGGCGGCGTCGCCGAGGCGTTCACCGCGGTCCGCGAGGCGTTCCCGGACCTCCCGATCGAGGTCGAGGTGGACACCGTCGAGCAGATCGCCCCGGTGCTGGCGGCCGGCGCGGACCTGATCCTGCTGGACAACTTCACCACCGCGCAGCTGCGCGAGGCGGTGGCGCTGGTGGCGGGCCGGGCGAAGCTGGAGGCTTCCGGCGGCCTGACCCTGGCCACGGCGCGCGAGGTCGCGGAGACTGGTGTCGACTACCTGGCCGTCGGGGCCCTGACGCACTCCTCGCCGATCCTGGACATCGGCCTGGACCTCCGCAGTTCCTGA
- a CDS encoding NADH-quinone oxidoreductase subunit D: protein MTETTVGIGPGAQTLPGEPGSTDMVLNIGPQHPSTHGVLRLKLVLDGERIRSAEPVIGYMHRGAEKLFEARDYRQIVMLANRHDWLSAFANELGVVLAVERMLGMEVPERAVWLRTLLAELNRVLNHLMFLGSYPLELGGITPIFHSFNGREELQHVLEEASGGRMHYMFNRVGGLKEDLPAGWLGRVRRAVGVVRSQLPVFEDLVLGNEIFRGRTAGIGVLSREHVHAYGVSGPIARASGVDFDLRRDEPYLAYGQLQDVLKVSTRQEGDCLARFECLLEQTANALDLADACLDRLDGMPAGPVNLRLPKVLKAPEGETYAWTENPLGLNGYYLVSRGEKTPWRLKLRSASFNNIQALTELLPGTLVADMVAILGSMFFVVGDIDK from the coding sequence ATGACGGAGACCACGGTCGGCATCGGCCCGGGTGCGCAGACGCTCCCCGGTGAGCCCGGCAGCACCGACATGGTGCTCAACATCGGCCCCCAGCACCCGTCCACGCACGGCGTGCTGCGTCTGAAGCTGGTGCTCGACGGCGAGCGGATCCGGTCCGCGGAGCCGGTGATCGGGTACATGCACCGCGGCGCGGAGAAGCTGTTCGAGGCCCGGGACTACCGGCAGATCGTCATGCTGGCCAACCGGCACGACTGGCTGTCCGCGTTCGCCAACGAGCTGGGCGTGGTGCTGGCGGTCGAGCGGATGCTCGGCATGGAGGTGCCCGAGCGGGCGGTGTGGCTGCGCACGCTGCTGGCCGAGCTGAACCGGGTGCTGAACCACCTGATGTTCCTCGGCTCGTACCCGCTGGAGCTGGGCGGGATCACGCCGATCTTCCACTCCTTCAACGGCCGCGAGGAGCTCCAGCACGTGCTGGAGGAGGCTTCCGGCGGCCGGATGCACTACATGTTCAACCGGGTCGGCGGGCTGAAGGAGGACCTGCCGGCCGGCTGGCTGGGCCGGGTGCGGCGAGCGGTGGGCGTGGTCCGCTCGCAGCTGCCGGTGTTCGAGGACCTGGTGCTCGGCAACGAGATCTTCCGCGGCCGGACGGCGGGCATCGGCGTGCTGTCCCGCGAGCACGTGCACGCGTACGGCGTCAGCGGGCCGATCGCCCGGGCCAGCGGCGTCGACTTCGACCTGCGCCGCGACGAGCCGTACCTGGCGTACGGGCAGCTGCAGGACGTGCTGAAGGTGTCGACCCGTCAGGAGGGCGACTGCCTGGCCCGGTTCGAGTGCCTGCTGGAGCAGACCGCGAACGCGCTCGACCTGGCGGACGCCTGCCTGGACCGGCTCGACGGGATGCCCGCCGGGCCGGTCAACCTGCGGCTGCCGAAGGTGCTCAAGGCCCCCGAGGGCGAGACCTACGCGTGGACCGAGAACCCGCTCGGGCTGAACGGGTACTACCTGGTGTCGCGCGGCGAGAAGACGCCGTGGCGGCTCAAGCTGCGCTCGGCCTCGTTCAACAACATCCAGGCCCTGACCGAGCTGCTGCCGGGGACGCTGGTGGCGGACATGGTGGCGATCCTGGGGTCGATGTTCTTCGTGGTCGGCGACATCGACAAGTAG